One Synechococcus sp. MU1617 genomic region harbors:
- a CDS encoding YchJ family protein, translating to MPDGFGGAPDQSPCPCGGGAYGSCCGPLHRGDQQAETAEQLMRSRYSAFARGEIDYLLATHPEPDVPAQQRRRSLKQSCRQTRWLGLTVLSVSEGGPRDLEGTVKFEARYRGGVLKETSLFQRRGGAEDGPWLYISALQLEG from the coding sequence ATGCCTGACGGTTTTGGTGGAGCCCCTGATCAGAGCCCTTGCCCCTGTGGGGGCGGTGCTTATGGCAGCTGCTGTGGGCCCTTGCATCGCGGCGATCAGCAAGCTGAAACGGCTGAACAGTTGATGCGCTCCAGGTATTCAGCCTTTGCACGCGGCGAGATCGACTATCTGCTGGCCACCCATCCCGAGCCGGATGTTCCTGCACAGCAGCGGCGCCGTTCCCTGAAGCAGAGTTGCCGGCAGACCCGTTGGCTCGGATTGACCGTGCTTTCTGTCAGTGAAGGCGGCCCGCGAGATCTAGAAGGAACGGTGAAGTTTGAAGCTCGTTATCGGGGAGGGGTGCTGAAGGAAACCTCCCTATTTCAGCGTCGCGGTGGCGCGGAGGATGGCCCTTGGCTCTACATAAGTGCACTCCAATTGGAGGGCTAA
- the atpA gene encoding F0F1 ATP synthase subunit alpha, producing the protein MVSIRPDEISAILKKQIEDYDKSVSVSNVGTVLTVGDGIARVYGLQQAMAGELIEFEDGTEGIALNLEDDNVGAVLMGEGYGIQEGSTVKATGKIAAVPVGEAMLGRVVNSLGRAIDGKGEIATSETRLIESMAPGIIQRKSVHEPMQTGITAIDAMIPVGRGQRELIIGDRQTGKTAIAIDTILNQADQDMICVYVAVGQKAASVANVVEVLRERGALDYTVIVAANASEPAALQYLAPYTGATIAEYFMYKGKATLVIYDDLSKQAAAYRQMSLLLRRPPGREAYPGDVFYCHSRLLERAAKLSDAMGKGSMTALPIIETQAGDVSAYIPTNVISITDGQIFLSSDLFNSGLRPAINVGISVSRVGGAAQTKAIKKIAGTLKLELAQFDELAAFSQFASDLDASTQQQLERGKRLRELLKQPQFSPLILAEQVAIVYAGVKGLIDDVPVDKVVDFSRELREYLKSNKAEFITEIQEKKVMSPEAEAILKDAITEVVSTMVASAA; encoded by the coding sequence ATGGTTTCCATCCGTCCTGACGAGATCAGCGCCATCCTCAAGAAGCAGATTGAGGACTACGACAAGTCGGTTTCCGTCAGCAATGTCGGCACCGTTCTGACCGTGGGCGACGGCATCGCCCGTGTCTACGGCCTGCAGCAAGCCATGGCCGGCGAACTCATTGAATTTGAGGACGGCACCGAAGGCATCGCCCTGAACCTCGAAGACGACAACGTCGGCGCGGTGCTGATGGGTGAGGGATATGGCATTCAGGAAGGCAGCACGGTGAAGGCCACCGGCAAGATCGCTGCTGTCCCCGTTGGTGAAGCCATGCTGGGCCGGGTGGTGAACTCCCTGGGCCGCGCCATCGATGGCAAGGGCGAAATCGCCACCAGCGAAACGCGCCTGATTGAATCCATGGCGCCTGGCATCATTCAGCGCAAGTCGGTTCACGAGCCGATGCAGACCGGCATCACCGCCATCGACGCGATGATCCCTGTCGGCCGTGGCCAGCGCGAGCTGATCATTGGTGACCGCCAGACCGGCAAGACCGCTATCGCGATCGACACGATCCTGAACCAGGCGGATCAGGACATGATCTGCGTCTACGTCGCCGTGGGTCAGAAGGCTGCTTCCGTGGCCAACGTTGTTGAGGTTCTGCGCGAGCGCGGCGCCCTCGATTACACCGTGATCGTGGCCGCCAACGCTTCCGAGCCCGCTGCATTGCAGTACTTGGCCCCGTACACCGGCGCCACCATTGCCGAGTACTTCATGTACAAGGGCAAGGCCACCCTGGTGATCTACGACGATCTCTCCAAGCAGGCTGCCGCCTACCGCCAGATGTCGCTTCTGCTGCGTCGTCCGCCCGGTCGTGAGGCATATCCCGGTGACGTCTTCTATTGCCACAGCCGTCTGCTCGAGCGTGCAGCCAAGTTGTCTGACGCCATGGGCAAGGGTTCCATGACCGCCCTGCCGATCATCGAAACCCAAGCCGGTGACGTTTCGGCTTACATCCCTACCAACGTGATTTCGATCACGGACGGTCAGATCTTCCTCAGCTCCGACCTCTTCAACTCCGGTCTGCGTCCTGCGATCAACGTGGGTATTTCCGTGAGCCGGGTGGGCGGTGCTGCCCAAACCAAGGCCATCAAGAAGATCGCCGGCACCCTGAAGTTGGAGCTGGCCCAGTTTGACGAGCTGGCTGCCTTCTCTCAGTTCGCTTCTGACCTGGATGCTTCCACTCAGCAGCAGCTGGAGCGCGGCAAGCGTCTGCGTGAACTGCTGAAGCAGCCTCAGTTCAGCCCCCTGATCCTGGCTGAACAGGTCGCCATCGTTTACGCCGGTGTGAAGGGCCTGATCGACGACGTCCCCGTCGACAAGGTCGTCGACTTCTCCCGTGAACTGCGTGAGTATCTCAAGTCGAACAAGGCTGAGTTCATCACCGAAATCCAGGAGAAGAAAGTGATGAGTCCTGAGGCTGAGGCGATCCTTAAGGACGCCATCACCGAAGTCGTGTCCACCATGGTCGCTTCCGCGGCCTGA
- a CDS encoding DUF3326 domain-containing protein has product MSAAPMPTLMLVPTGIGCAIGGYAGDALPSARLLAAASGCLITHPNVMNGASLYWSDSRVHYVEGYGLDRFAVGEWALRPVRRQRIGLLLDAGIESELAQRQIQVAEGCRASLGLDIGPVISTDAPLDVTLERGASGASWGRLGGGDALLRAGERLKQAGATAIAVVARFPEDPESEELAAYRQGSGVDALAGAEAVISHLLVKHLQIPCAHAPALDPLPLDPQLDPRAAGEELGYTFLACVLVGLSRAPDLVTGDRQPGDLDAARLGAVVVPDGALGGEAVLACVERNLPVVCVANPSVLSVSAEALGLSQGVLHASSYSEAAGLVLALREGLSPASLGRPLPALQRLD; this is encoded by the coding sequence ATGAGCGCGGCACCGATGCCAACGCTGATGCTGGTGCCGACGGGCATCGGTTGTGCCATCGGTGGCTATGCCGGTGATGCCCTGCCGTCAGCACGGTTGCTGGCTGCAGCAAGCGGCTGCCTGATCACCCACCCCAATGTGATGAATGGCGCTTCGCTCTATTGGAGCGATTCCCGTGTGCACTACGTGGAGGGCTATGGCCTCGATCGTTTTGCTGTGGGTGAGTGGGCCCTGCGGCCGGTGCGGCGGCAGCGTATTGGGCTGTTGTTGGATGCCGGCATCGAGTCCGAGCTGGCCCAGCGCCAGATTCAGGTGGCCGAGGGCTGCCGCGCCAGCTTGGGTTTGGACATCGGCCCGGTGATTTCAACGGATGCACCGCTTGATGTGACGCTCGAACGCGGTGCCAGTGGCGCCAGTTGGGGGCGACTGGGGGGGGGCGATGCCTTGTTGCGGGCTGGTGAACGCTTGAAGCAGGCCGGTGCGACGGCGATTGCGGTGGTGGCCCGCTTTCCGGAGGATCCGGAGAGTGAGGAGTTAGCGGCCTATCGCCAGGGGAGTGGCGTGGATGCTCTGGCCGGCGCTGAAGCGGTGATCAGCCACCTGCTGGTGAAGCACCTGCAGATCCCCTGTGCCCACGCGCCCGCTTTGGACCCGTTGCCCTTGGATCCGCAGCTTGATCCGAGGGCGGCGGGTGAGGAGCTCGGCTACACCTTCCTGGCTTGCGTCCTGGTGGGGCTGAGCCGAGCACCGGATCTGGTGACCGGCGACCGGCAACCCGGCGACCTTGATGCGGCGCGATTGGGGGCGGTTGTTGTTCCCGATGGAGCTCTCGGGGGGGAGGCGGTGCTGGCCTGCGTGGAGCGCAATTTGCCGGTGGTCTGCGTGGCTAATCCATCGGTGCTGTCGGTCTCTGCCGAAGCCCTTGGCTTGAGCCAGGGCGTTCTTCATGCCAGCAGTTACAGCGAGGCAGCAGGTTTGGTGCTGGCGCTGCGGGAAGGATTGAGTCCAGCATCCCTGGGCCGGCCATTGCCAGCGTTGCAACGGTTGGATTGA
- a CDS encoding nicotinate-nucleotide adenylyltransferase, translated as MIAAAIALLGTSADPPTRGHQVLLEGLLNRYGQVATWASDNPLKQHDAPLALRAMLLGQLVQQLQDERLELAQHLSSPYTLITLQRAAKYWPERDLVFVVGSDLASQILRWKQSDCWLPQCRLAIAPRKGWPLEEATLQALRDLGGRVELLDLEVPATASSQLRQQPNEAQIPEAVWPLLLQHNLYGLSGSPC; from the coding sequence ATGATCGCTGCTGCCATCGCCTTGCTGGGCACCAGCGCCGATCCACCCACCCGCGGCCATCAGGTGCTGCTGGAGGGGCTTCTGAACCGCTACGGCCAGGTGGCGACCTGGGCCAGCGACAACCCCCTGAAACAGCACGATGCTCCCCTGGCGTTGCGGGCGATGCTGCTCGGCCAGCTGGTGCAGCAACTGCAGGATGAACGGCTGGAGCTGGCCCAGCATCTGAGCAGCCCTTACACCTTGATCACCTTGCAGCGGGCCGCCAAGTATTGGCCTGAGAGGGACCTGGTGTTTGTGGTCGGTAGCGATCTCGCCAGCCAGATTCTCCGCTGGAAACAGAGCGATTGCTGGCTACCGCAGTGCCGTTTAGCGATCGCCCCGCGCAAGGGTTGGCCCCTCGAAGAAGCCACGCTGCAGGCCCTCCGCGATCTGGGTGGACGGGTGGAACTGCTGGATCTGGAGGTTCCTGCCACCGCCAGTTCGCAACTGCGGCAGCAACCCAATGAAGCTCAGATCCCTGAAGCGGTGTGGCCGCTTTTGCTCCAGCACAATCTTTATGGCCTTTCAGGGAGCCCCTGCTGA
- the ald gene encoding alanine dehydrogenase, with product MAASVLSAPMASIGVPKEIKLDEQRVALTPDAVRELVSQGLEVRIETGAGAGAGIGDEAFASAGAQLVNRDEAWGAHLVVKVKEPQAEEFAYLRKDMVLFTYLHLAAYPSVGEALLEAGTAAIAYETVQLENGSLPLLAPMSEIAGRLAAQVGAHLLEKPHGGRGVLMGGCTGVQPARVVVLGAGTVGWNAARTAAAMDAEVLLLDRSPQRLRSLEADRRGRLMSVVSSRGLLERLVPTADLVIGAVLTPGGRAPTLVDEGMVQQMRPGSVIVDVAIDQGGCIATSQETTHRDPTVTIHGVQHYAVGNMPGAVPFTSTEALVSVTLPYILGIAGRGLEEAVTERPELLSGLNTVQGSVCHPGVAKALGVPPRHPMACLR from the coding sequence ATGGCCGCCTCCGTCCTCTCGGCCCCGATGGCCAGCATCGGTGTGCCGAAGGAGATCAAGCTCGATGAGCAGCGTGTTGCTCTGACCCCCGATGCGGTGCGGGAGCTGGTGAGCCAGGGTTTGGAGGTGCGCATCGAAACCGGAGCCGGAGCTGGAGCGGGAATCGGTGATGAGGCCTTCGCCTCCGCAGGTGCTCAGCTGGTGAACCGCGACGAGGCCTGGGGCGCCCATTTGGTGGTGAAGGTGAAGGAGCCGCAGGCGGAGGAATTTGCCTACCTGCGGAAAGACATGGTGCTGTTCACCTACCTACATCTGGCGGCTTATCCCAGCGTTGGCGAGGCCCTGCTTGAGGCGGGCACCGCCGCCATCGCCTATGAAACCGTGCAGCTGGAGAACGGCAGCCTGCCGTTGCTGGCACCGATGAGCGAAATCGCGGGGCGATTAGCAGCCCAGGTGGGAGCTCACCTGCTGGAGAAACCCCATGGCGGCCGAGGCGTGTTGATGGGGGGCTGCACCGGCGTGCAACCGGCCCGGGTTGTGGTGCTTGGCGCCGGCACCGTGGGCTGGAATGCCGCACGTACGGCAGCCGCAATGGATGCTGAAGTGTTGCTGCTCGACCGCTCACCCCAGCGTTTACGCAGCCTCGAGGCCGACCGTCGCGGTCGGTTGATGAGTGTGGTGAGCAGCCGCGGGCTGCTGGAACGGTTGGTGCCGACAGCGGATCTGGTGATCGGAGCCGTGCTCACCCCTGGGGGTCGGGCCCCCACCCTTGTGGACGAGGGAATGGTGCAGCAAATGCGCCCGGGCTCGGTGATCGTGGATGTAGCGATCGACCAAGGGGGCTGCATCGCCACCAGCCAGGAAACAACCCACCGCGATCCCACTGTGACCATCCACGGCGTGCAGCACTACGCCGTGGGCAACATGCCTGGAGCGGTGCCGTTCACCTCAACCGAAGCCCTGGTGAGCGTTACTCTCCCCTACATCCTGGGCATCGCCGGGCGAGGTTTGGAGGAAGCGGTGACGGAACGGCCCGAGCTGCTCTCCGGGCTGAACACGGTGCAGGGATCGGTGTGCCATCCCGGCGTAGCCAAAGCCCTGGGGGTGCCACCGCGGCATCCGATGGCCTGCCTGCGTTAG
- a CDS encoding 2Fe-2S iron-sulfur cluster-binding protein translates to MSDVATYTVRAEFEGEIHSFPCRADQTVLNAAEAAGITLPSSCCSGVCTTCAALVSEGSVEQPDAMGVKGELQQQGYSLLCVAFPRADLTLKTGQEDALYEAQFGQYQK, encoded by the coding sequence ATGTCCGACGTGGCCACTTACACCGTCCGCGCCGAGTTCGAAGGCGAAATTCACAGCTTTCCCTGCCGTGCCGACCAAACGGTTCTGAATGCAGCTGAGGCTGCTGGCATCACCCTTCCCAGCTCCTGCTGCTCTGGGGTCTGCACAACCTGTGCTGCGCTGGTCAGCGAGGGCAGTGTTGAGCAGCCCGACGCCATGGGTGTGAAAGGTGAGCTTCAGCAGCAGGGCTACAGCCTGCTGTGTGTGGCTTTCCCGCGGGCCGACCTCACCCTCAAGACGGGGCAAGAGGATGCGCTCTACGAAGCCCAGTTCGGTCAATATCAGAAGTGA
- a CDS encoding F0F1 ATP synthase subunit gamma: MANLKEIRDRIKSVKNTRKITEAMRLVAAAKVRRAQEQVLRSRPFADRLARILENLQSRMRFEDAASPLMQQRDVETITLVAVTGDRGLCGGYNANIIKRTEQRFAELKGKGFDVKLLLIGTKAIGYFTRRDYPIQATFSGLEQVPTADEANSISTDLLAEFLAESTDRVELIFTKFLNLVSCKPVVQTLLPLDPQDIADPEDEIFRLTTKDGLLTVEPGAGPANTEPKIPSDIVFEQTPEQLLNALLPLYLQNQMLRSLQESAASELASRMTAMNNASDNAKELAKTLTLDYNKARQAAITQEILEVAGGAAAVG; this comes from the coding sequence ATGGCGAATCTCAAAGAAATCCGAGACCGAATTAAGTCGGTCAAAAACACCCGCAAGATCACCGAGGCCATGCGTCTCGTGGCTGCGGCCAAGGTGCGCCGCGCCCAGGAGCAAGTGCTCCGCAGTCGTCCCTTCGCGGATCGGCTGGCGCGGATTCTGGAAAACCTCCAGTCCCGCATGCGTTTCGAAGATGCGGCCTCTCCTCTGATGCAGCAACGTGATGTGGAGACCATCACTCTGGTTGCGGTCACTGGTGATCGCGGCCTGTGTGGTGGCTACAACGCCAACATCATCAAGCGCACCGAACAGCGTTTTGCTGAGCTGAAGGGCAAGGGCTTCGATGTGAAGCTGCTGCTGATTGGCACCAAAGCCATCGGCTATTTCACCCGTCGTGATTATCCGATTCAGGCCACCTTCTCCGGCCTGGAACAGGTTCCTACCGCCGATGAGGCCAACTCGATCTCCACGGATCTGCTGGCTGAATTCCTGGCTGAAAGCACCGATCGCGTCGAGCTGATCTTCACCAAGTTCCTCAACCTGGTGAGCTGCAAGCCCGTGGTTCAGACCCTGCTGCCCTTGGATCCCCAGGACATCGCTGATCCTGAGGATGAGATTTTCCGTCTCACCACTAAGGACGGCCTTCTGACAGTGGAGCCCGGTGCAGGCCCTGCCAACACGGAGCCGAAGATCCCTTCGGACATCGTGTTTGAGCAGACCCCCGAACAGTTGCTCAATGCGCTGCTCCCCCTGTATCTGCAGAACCAGATGCTGCGTTCACTGCAGGAATCGGCAGCTTCTGAGCTGGCCAGCCGGATGACGGCCATGAACAACGCCAGCGATAACGCCAAGGAGTTGGCCAAGACCCTCACCCTTGACTACAACAAGGCCCGTCAGGCTGCGATTACCCAGGAGATCCTGGAAGTTGCAGGCGGTGCCGCAGCGGTCGGCTGA
- the atpE gene encoding ATP synthase F0 subunit C produces the protein MDSITSAASVVAAGLAVGLAAIGPGIGQGTASGGAVEGIARQPEAEGKIRGTLLLSLAFMESLTIYGLVVALVLLFANPFAG, from the coding sequence ATGGATTCCATCACCTCCGCCGCTTCCGTTGTGGCTGCTGGCCTGGCAGTCGGCCTCGCCGCCATCGGCCCTGGTATCGGTCAGGGCACCGCGTCCGGCGGCGCTGTTGAGGGCATCGCCCGTCAGCCCGAAGCCGAAGGCAAGATCCGCGGCACCCTGCTGCTGTCACTGGCGTTCATGGAATCGCTGACCATCTACGGCCTGGTGGTGGCTCTGGTGCTCCTGTTCGCCAACCCCTTCGCCGGCTGA
- a CDS encoding F0F1 ATP synthase subunit B', which produces MTWLLLAEAGVPEGGLFDLDATLPLMAVQVVLLTFLLNVLFFRPVGKVVEDREGYISTSRADAKQKLAQVERLEADLAEQLKGARQAAQAVIVEAEQEVDRLYREALAQAEAEANRTKEESRRAIEAERESARTQLKGQVDQLSTTIINRLLAA; this is translated from the coding sequence ATGACCTGGCTTCTGCTCGCTGAAGCAGGTGTTCCGGAGGGAGGTCTTTTTGACCTCGATGCCACCCTTCCGCTGATGGCGGTTCAGGTGGTTCTCCTCACCTTCCTGCTCAATGTTCTCTTCTTCCGTCCGGTCGGCAAGGTCGTGGAAGATCGTGAGGGCTATATCTCCACCAGTCGTGCTGATGCCAAACAGAAGCTCGCCCAGGTTGAACGCCTGGAAGCTGATCTGGCTGAACAGCTGAAAGGTGCCCGCCAGGCCGCTCAGGCCGTGATTGTTGAGGCGGAACAAGAAGTTGATCGGCTGTATCGCGAGGCGCTGGCCCAGGCGGAAGCTGAAGCCAACCGCACCAAAGAGGAAAGCCGTCGTGCCATCGAGGCCGAGCGTGAGTCCGCCCGCACCCAGCTCAAGGGTCAGGTGGATCAGCTGAGCACCACGATCATCAACCGTTTGCTGGCTGCGTGA
- a CDS encoding putative 2OG-Fe(II) oxygenase: MATTQIPLDPLQQASCMQALLRLRGEAEGNPSEGCAWTGDLHGVWQIHQQEPFQALAQRVVDQAWSYLDALGFTRNQVALHLQRCWPVISDWDQAVGRHHHPNAHLSAVLYLSGTGSGEEGVLRLHASHQPNELVAGLAVGYGGPIAEGHPLNQSHWDLAPRPGLLVLFPSSLQHSVLPNDDPDELRCSISFDFVLTAPEQGGSPEYLAPHPRYWGALDRPIA; the protein is encoded by the coding sequence GTGGCAACCACTCAAATTCCCCTCGATCCCCTGCAGCAGGCGTCCTGCATGCAGGCCCTGCTGAGGCTTCGCGGCGAGGCCGAGGGCAACCCCAGCGAAGGGTGCGCCTGGACGGGTGACCTGCATGGGGTGTGGCAGATCCATCAACAGGAGCCCTTTCAGGCTCTGGCCCAGCGGGTGGTGGATCAGGCCTGGAGCTACCTCGATGCGTTGGGCTTCACTCGCAACCAAGTGGCCCTGCATCTGCAGCGTTGCTGGCCTGTGATCAGCGATTGGGATCAAGCGGTTGGACGGCACCATCACCCCAATGCCCATCTCAGCGCTGTTCTTTACCTCTCGGGCACGGGCTCCGGTGAGGAGGGCGTGTTGCGCCTGCATGCGTCCCATCAACCCAATGAGTTAGTGGCGGGTTTGGCGGTGGGTTATGGCGGTCCGATTGCTGAAGGCCATCCGTTGAATCAGTCCCACTGGGATCTGGCCCCACGCCCGGGTTTGCTTGTGCTGTTTCCGTCGAGCCTGCAGCACAGCGTTCTGCCTAACGACGACCCAGACGAGCTGCGCTGTTCCATCAGTTTTGATTTCGTGCTGACTGCTCCGGAGCAGGGTGGCTCTCCGGAGTATCTGGCGCCCCACCCACGCTATTGGGGGGCGCTGGACAGGCCCATTGCCTGA
- the atpH gene encoding ATP synthase F1 subunit delta, which produces MPLLNSLATPYAEALLQVTEARGESETVADQCKQLLEIWNDSEDFRDAMVSPVLEPDAKKKALKALVGEDVTPSVFNLLKVLADRQRLIAFDAVMLRYLELYREQQGITLAQVRSAQSLTEDQQAALSKKVQAMAGTNKVDIDLSVDPSLIGGFVVSLGSQVIDASLSGQVRRLGLALAKAS; this is translated from the coding sequence ATGCCTCTCCTCAATTCTCTCGCCACCCCTTACGCCGAAGCACTGCTTCAGGTCACTGAGGCCCGGGGTGAGTCTGAAACCGTTGCCGATCAATGCAAGCAATTGCTTGAGATCTGGAACGACTCCGAAGACTTCCGCGACGCCATGGTGTCCCCGGTTCTTGAGCCGGACGCCAAGAAGAAAGCCCTCAAGGCGCTTGTGGGTGAGGATGTCACTCCTTCAGTTTTCAACCTGCTGAAGGTGCTGGCTGACCGCCAACGACTCATCGCTTTTGATGCAGTGATGCTTCGCTATCTCGAGCTTTATCGGGAACAGCAGGGCATCACGCTGGCCCAGGTCCGCTCTGCTCAAAGCCTCACTGAGGATCAACAGGCGGCACTGTCCAAAAAGGTGCAGGCCATGGCCGGCACCAACAAGGTCGACATCGACCTCAGTGTGGATCCGTCCTTAATCGGCGGTTTCGTCGTGAGTCTCGGATCTCAGGTGATCGACGCCAGCCTGTCTGGCCAGGTTCGTCGCCTTGGTCTGGCACTCGCCAAGGCGAGCTGA
- a CDS encoding NAD+ synthase — protein MRIALAQLNPVVGDFKGNAARILEAVRRAEEQGAELVLTPELSLWGYPPRDQLLEPSRIQQQDTALQWLVNQLNSSVTLLVGAALPAADARSPRLLNGVVLVNRLGWRPIAQKQLLPSYDVFDERRYFRPGDGPCLLTLPNGQRLGLTICEDLWVDDGLQRERLDGPDPIDQLIPEQPDLVINLAASPFDAAKPALRQQLAATAARRLNCPLIYLNQVGGNDELVFDGASFVVGADGALQLELPVCEEHLAVWDSDQPATVQSQGQIQPMDPLERLFRALVLGVRDYAQKCGFKQALLGLSGGIDSALVAVIATAALGNEAVSALLMPSPWSSSGSIEDALALAERLGLQTNTVPIAGLMDGYDRALTAPLGETPQGVTAENLQSRIRGTLLMAVANQQGQLLLTTGNKSELAVGYCTLYGDMNGGLAVIGDLYKTSVFSLCDWLDSDAARNCRQALGLPAQGELVGEAIRRKPPSAELRPNQKDSDSLPDYNALDALLKALIQERQSGTTLVAAGHDPALVERVERMMKRAEFKRRQAAPLLKVSPQAFGSGWRLPIAAA, from the coding sequence ATGCGCATCGCCCTGGCCCAACTCAACCCCGTTGTCGGCGACTTCAAGGGGAATGCCGCCCGGATCCTGGAAGCGGTGCGCAGGGCGGAGGAGCAAGGGGCAGAACTGGTGCTGACCCCGGAGCTCTCCCTCTGGGGCTATCCCCCCCGAGACCAGTTGCTCGAGCCGAGCCGCATCCAGCAGCAGGACACGGCGCTGCAGTGGCTGGTGAACCAACTCAACAGCAGCGTCACCCTGTTGGTGGGTGCTGCGCTGCCGGCCGCAGATGCCCGCAGCCCACGGCTGCTCAATGGTGTGGTGCTGGTGAATCGCCTGGGCTGGCGGCCGATTGCTCAGAAACAGCTGCTGCCCAGTTACGACGTCTTCGATGAGCGGCGCTACTTCCGCCCCGGCGATGGCCCCTGCCTGCTCACCCTGCCCAACGGACAGCGACTGGGACTCACCATCTGCGAAGACCTCTGGGTGGATGACGGCCTGCAGCGCGAGCGCCTGGACGGACCGGATCCCATCGATCAACTGATCCCCGAACAGCCTGATCTGGTGATCAATCTGGCGGCCTCCCCCTTCGATGCCGCCAAGCCGGCCTTGCGCCAACAGTTGGCGGCGACGGCGGCGCGACGCCTCAACTGCCCACTGATCTACCTCAATCAAGTGGGGGGCAACGACGAGCTGGTGTTCGACGGGGCAAGTTTTGTGGTGGGAGCCGATGGCGCATTACAGCTGGAGCTTCCCGTTTGTGAGGAGCACCTCGCGGTCTGGGACAGCGACCAACCCGCCACTGTGCAGTCCCAGGGCCAGATCCAGCCGATGGATCCCCTGGAGCGGCTGTTCCGAGCCCTGGTGCTTGGGGTGCGTGACTACGCCCAAAAATGCGGGTTCAAACAGGCATTGCTGGGGTTGAGCGGCGGCATCGACTCAGCGCTGGTGGCCGTGATCGCGACCGCAGCTCTGGGGAACGAGGCGGTCTCAGCGCTTTTGATGCCTTCCCCTTGGAGCTCCTCAGGATCCATTGAAGATGCCTTGGCCTTGGCCGAACGGTTGGGGCTGCAGACCAACACAGTGCCCATCGCCGGCCTGATGGACGGCTACGATCGGGCCCTCACCGCACCGCTTGGGGAAACACCCCAGGGCGTGACCGCGGAAAATCTTCAATCGCGAATTCGCGGCACCCTGCTGATGGCCGTGGCCAACCAGCAGGGCCAACTGCTGCTCACCACCGGAAACAAATCCGAGCTGGCCGTGGGTTACTGCACCCTCTACGGCGACATGAACGGCGGGCTGGCGGTGATTGGCGATCTCTACAAAACCAGCGTGTTTTCCCTTTGCGACTGGCTCGACAGCGACGCAGCCCGGAACTGCCGCCAAGCACTGGGGCTACCGGCGCAAGGGGAGCTGGTGGGTGAAGCGATTCGACGGAAACCCCCCAGCGCTGAGCTGAGACCCAACCAGAAAGACAGCGACTCCCTGCCCGACTACAACGCCCTGGATGCCCTGCTCAAAGCTCTGATCCAAGAGCGCCAGTCCGGAACAACCCTGGTGGCCGCCGGCCACGATCCCGCTCTGGTGGAGCGGGTGGAACGGATGATGAAACGGGCCGAGTTCAAGCGACGCCAAGCGGCACCCTTGCTCAAGGTGAGCCCCCAGGCCTTCGGCAGCGGTTGGCGGTTACCAATTGCAGCGGCTTAA
- a CDS encoding F0F1 ATP synthase subunit B, with the protein MTLNLNPLETNLVNLVIVIGLLFWFLRGFLGGILERRRAAILQELQDAESRLKTATENLSQAQSELAAAQQKAEKIRADGQARAEGIRAEGEKRTISVMAAIKAGADADAEADAARIKDSLRREAALAAIDKALAELPGRLDASAQAKLIDSTIKNLENA; encoded by the coding sequence ATGACACTCAATCTCAATCCGCTCGAGACCAATCTGGTCAACCTGGTCATCGTGATCGGGCTCCTGTTTTGGTTCCTGCGTGGGTTCCTTGGAGGAATCCTTGAACGCCGCCGCGCCGCCATTCTTCAGGAGTTGCAGGACGCTGAGTCCCGCCTGAAAACCGCCACCGAAAACCTGAGCCAGGCCCAGTCCGAATTGGCTGCTGCTCAGCAGAAAGCCGAAAAGATTCGTGCCGATGGTCAGGCCCGCGCTGAAGGCATTCGTGCCGAAGGCGAGAAGCGCACCATTTCTGTGATGGCAGCCATCAAGGCTGGTGCTGATGCCGATGCTGAAGCCGACGCTGCTCGAATCAAGGACAGCCTGCGTCGTGAGGCCGCTCTGGCGGCAATCGACAAGGCCCTTGCCGAACTTCCTGGTCGTCTTGATGCCAGTGCTCAGGCCAAGTTGATCGATTCCACCATCAAAAATCTGGAGAACGCCTGA